CTTTCGAGAACCACCTGAGCGAAATCGAACAGAAAGCACATGCCAAAAAAAGAGAACACATGGTCATACGGCAACTCCAAGCAAGAAGCAGAGCGGAACCGACCAGCCCCCCGTAATGCCTTCACCCACAGAAGATATTCGCCCACTTCAGCGCACAGGTCAAAACAGGCACGCAAGGAGGGTAGGGAGAGCGGGGGTGAGCAGACGCACTGGCACTGTCTCATCGCGTCGTGAGCGAATATCCGTactggcgcctgcgctgtAAACTGGAAAAAACCAAACTCGTGGACGATGCAGCAAACGTAATGCGTAGCAAATCCGAACAGGTCGGGTTTCCAGGTGCTGACTGTGACTCGAACCTGATTCGCATGCGCACATACCGTTCCTCCAGGTCAATGCAGGTGCTTCCGACATAGAGGTCTTTCAAGCCGCCCGTCATTCCCTCATGGGCCGACCACACTTGCAGCTCGAACTGGGAGTCATCGGGGAACATTACGTCTTTCTCCCAAACTGTGAAGAATTCAGGATTGTAGGTGTTCGACTTCGCTTCTGCCCGCAGTGTATCCTGCACCACCCCTCGCAGCGGCACAACCCTACGCTGGACCTGATGAACGGACTTCCCGCGACGAGCACGCTAGACCAGAGCGAACCTCAGGACCCACACAGCGGCAATTTCTGCCATACGGCAGTCCACCTGGTCACAAACTCTCGCCAGTGCCCTTGCTGGAACCTTTCAGGCGAACCTCTATCTGCATTACGGCGTCCGCGCGAACTACAACGTGGCCCAAAGCAGGCTCCCGCGACGGACATAAGCACGTGGAGCTAGAACACGCAAAGCCTCCACAGGAGGGCTGTGACTCGACTGGGCTACACCGCCTACAAAGGCTTTTGAACTGAATGGCGTGTTGCTTCGGCAACTCTCACCGTCTTGTCTCCCAAGTTGAAGATCAGATACGGATTCGGAGCCACACGCTGGTCCCCCAAATTCAAGCTGATGGCCCGAATCACGTAGACCCGGATCTTCACCAATTTGGGGtacgcctcctcgcctcgtaGGTTTCGCCGCATTTTCCGTTCATTCGTCGTCCATTCCACAGCCTCTTGGTCAACGTGTGGATTCGGCTGGTCTGCAGGcaaagccgcggaggcgttACACCAGTAGAGTTGAACGTTTATAACAAGAAGGGGTCGCCCTTGTAGCAACTTCGGCGTACTCGCCATCAGGATCGAACTCAGTGCCGCAGTAAAAGCACAAGCTCCGCCGCCCAGGAAAAGCGACCCCGGACTCTACAAAATATCTTCAGCGGTTGACCTGATCCGAAGGAACGGTGAGGCTCTGGGCGCGATACAATGCGGAATCAAGAGCTTAATTAGGGCTAGGGCCCCTCCGCTGCTCTTCATTTTTGAATAATACCCCAACAAAGTGGAAGCGTGGGAACAGAGTCTTCTTACCGCGATGAGTTATATTGACAAAAAATTTCACGTAGCCAGTGATGTCCACGTCGCCCATAACAGCCTTCTTCAAGCCATCAGCTGGATATATAATATCGTCGAGGAACTGTTCCAGAGTCGAATCTACGGAAGGCCTGGCGTACTGTTCCTTTGTTTTCCTGTCTGCTGCCCGCTTCCCTTCCGCAAACAAAACAAACCTGTGAAACACCACACACCACCACAAACAGTGACAGGTCATGTATGCATGATACATTAACCGAACGTCCGTATGAGTCTCCTCGCTACCTCCAAGAATGAAAGACGACACATCACCCTCCCGTGTAGGACCTATATCACCGCCGCCGTTGTCCCTGGTGCCCTGATTTCACAAACTTTCGAGCCTAAGCCtaggcggcctgcgcagcacCCCTCGCCACAGAGGGTCCAGCAAAGGCGAAAAAGCGACCTTAAACTTGGCAAGTGAAACAGTTGGGATAACCGGCAGCGTAGCTATCCGCCCCTCAGAGTAGCTGCCAGCTTCTGCAAAACACCTcgcaccccccccccccccccacgcctgcagcgagcgaTGACATCCGTCACCCGGCAGCACAACCACACCGGTGATAGCTCAGTTGGTAGAGCGGCAGACTGTAGAGGTCGCAGAAATCTGTTGGTCCCTGGTTCGATTCCGGGTCACCGGACTGTATTCTCGCACGACACGTTGCTCATGAGCAACACAACGATAGCTTGGGAGTCGTGAGGAAGCTCAGCGGCGCTAATGGATAAGGCAGATCTTCACTGATGCTCCTATCAGTCCCCAGGCCCGCCCAAAGACCTCAAGAACCATCCTTCAGGACCGCTGGCGTCTCGATCTCAAACCGTAGACGCAAGATGATATCGGCGGCTTCGCGAGAGCAacggccgccgtcggcttCCCACCGGAAGGTTCTTCAGTCACACGGATCCCCACGTCATACAGCCAGTAAGAgtcgttttaatgttacatcaaATACATAGTATTCACCGAGTAATgaaggtactaaatatggtattggagaaagcagattagtaatgactgtaacacccccagaaactcatctgtccccaaACATAGGATTTCGGTCTCCCACGAAAGGCACCGGTGATAGCTCAGTTGGTAGAGCGGCAGACTGTAGAAGTCGCAGACATCTGTTGGTCTGCGGTTCGATTTCGGGTCACCGGACGTTGCATGCTTTTCTCTAACCAAAGGCGAGAGGACGATAACTGAAACTTACTTGGCGGGGATGTATACGTTGAGGGTAAACATGTTGGAGAAAATCACGTCATAGCGGACGCCGGGTACCGCGTAGCTCAGCACGAGAACCTTCGGCAGCCCAGTGGGAAGGAGCCAGGACTCTGCAAAGGTTTTGTTGTCTGGGTCATACGCTGCAAATCTCGCCATGGCCCGAGCCTGCTCCTTGAAGGCGTCGGCAGTCTCGCGGTCGGCAGTGCTCAGGGCCTCCAAACCAATTTGGCCGCCCCATCGGCTTTTGTCCTTTCCGTGCACACCGCGCATTAAGCCGCCTTGTAATTCAGGTAATGACAGTGACAAAGCAGCGTCCAGAATCAAGAATAGATTCCAGAGATATCTAGTGGATAATTTAATAGACATACAATCACGCACAAGGCCGTCCGCAGGAGCGCGCATCCCCTTTTGTCGATGACTAGCAGGCTGAGAACGCCACAAACAAGCGAGCCGTCCCTGGAGAGAACAGAATCATACGCAACAAACCGGCACAACGGGGCATCTTTCGACTTACCCAGGTGCTTTAGATCCACGGTATCCGTAAAATCATTCAGAGGAGCGACTGCCTCCATGGCGCTTTGCTGGTCAAGGACCCAGGGCATCAGAGGGACGAGAGACATCGAAAACTCCCCTATGAAGTACTTCGGCTTCTGCTTCCTGTCGTACACCTGCGCGACCACACACAACAAAGACATGCGCGCTGGCACAACACCGGAGATCACGGTCACGCTTTCTGGAGACAGACTGAAACATGCCGAAGCCGTCTAGTGACTACAATGCCACCCACTGGGGAGGCAAAAAACAACGGCGTTCTCTTGCCCCATGCAGAAGTCAGTACGGGAACACGAACGCGACACGCTTGAACGCGCAGGCTCCAACAAAATACAGGCCGAAGAGAACAGGAGTGACACTGCCGCTGATTACTCCGTGAAGCGACACCGCGCGCACAGGCAAGCAGACAGGCTCGGCGGGGGAGCTGTCACGGCTCTTGACCACTTAGAACAGAACTACAAACAAGAAAAGACGGGCTGGAATCTGCCGAGCCCCAGCAATTCCCGCTCAACCTCACCTGCACAACCAAGCGAGGATCGAAAACGGGGTCCACTGGCACGTCGATATCCATCTCAGCCACCTTAAAAATATCCGTGTTTGCTGCCTTCGTCACAGTCGACCACTGCTTGTTCACGATCTGAACACACATTGCTCCAGAGAAGAAACCGCTGTTCCGATTTGCATGTATCGATATGCCAGGAAAAATTCCTGTAACTCGTCACGCGCCACTTTATACGCCGTGAGACGGGCACAGACGCACAGCAAAGATCCATTCCCAACCCGCGCCACCACGCCTTGCGGGTACCGGTTGTTCCACGGCGTTCGAATCGGGGCACAGTCTCTCAACATATTTGCATGCACCTGCGCAAAAGCTGGCGACCACGCTAACTGAACCGTATCGTAAGCTCTAAGAAGTCGTGAATGCAGCATCGCCGACAAATTCTGCTAGCATGCTTCTCGCAGCATCCGAAAGCGTACCGTTGGATCCTCGCGCAGATTCCGTTCGTAACGGAGAACTGCTTGATTTGTATCGCGGCCGGCAGAAGCAAAAGAGGAAATGGTAACCAGGACCAGAGGCGCCCGTATGCGCCGCAAGTTCGTCCCTTTCTTGTCCTTTCTGCGGATCGCTGGGTAGTCCAGCCGCTTTGCTGCAGCACATGCGAAGGCAATATTAGGCGTTTGGGACGAGGTGATCAATATAATGAAGATTGACATACTTGCCTACCTGGTGCCAAGCGTCGAACTGTCTCAGAAGACACCACTGGGACTAGTGAGGACGGGCAGCAACGCCAGGTATCAGAGTAACTGGATTCCTCGTGCGGCACTGCCCCTACCAGCGACCATGGCGGCATCGGTACCCCTCGCGGAGTGTTGCTCCTCCGAGGCCACTCGTTCTCTGGGTCTGGGGCTTGACGCAGAATCGACATGTACTCGACGTGCACTACATCTTACGAGTGCCAACGCGATGACGCGCACGCGTGTTTGAAAGACTCCTACCTCTGTATGTCATATACATGCTCCGCAGGCCCAGACAGGAGAACGACAGTCGGCACATGTTCACCACCGGGCGCATAGGGAAAGCAGGAATCATATCGGCGTCCCGCTTCCGGATGAGCTCCAGCATCAGCAAAACGTCGCCTAGATGCTTGTTCGCGTACTTGCCTCCGCGCAGCTTGATCCACCTCGGCTCTGCCACCGTCGGAGCTTCTCCAGCCTGAACAGAGGATAGCACCCCTACGAGAAATGGGTGCatctctgctgccgccttcgcctcccccaACTCCTACCACCGGCCCATGAGGAGTGATGAGGAGaccgccttcttcggcgcgccggcagggcACAGGGACGGCACGCGACGCTTGCACGTGATGCACATTGCCATATGTATAGAATATGTATagaatatgtatatatatatatatctatgagTAGAGGCACCTGACCAGCTGCGCACCTTTAGTCGCCCTCGAAGTCGGTCGTAGCGGCAGGTCGCGCGACTTAGGAACTGGGTACCCCACGAGCGCCGCTCGTAGAGCGTGACCGTAATGGGTGCTACAGTGGGCAAGCGCGTGATGGGGTCCGTCTGCAAGCGGATAGACAAACAGGCAAGACGCAGCCTCGAATCCTTGATTCAAAGTTCCTAGCGTCCACGATGGAACGCGCCTCCATAGCGATGTTCCCAGCTTTGCATCCAAGGCAACACGCTGCGATGCGGCCCGCCCTCTGGTCTAGGCTCACGTAGACGACAACGCCGCAATATGGCGTATAGAAAAAGCGAACACCCTTAGGCATTCGCGCGTTCTGGTGGTCACATTCTGTTTAGAAACACGAGCCACAGAAAAACGCGTGTCTTACCATCATCGTGATGTCGAGAAGGAGGCAGTCCATGAAAACAGGGCAGGACGTCTGCTCACAGACATCGGTCTCCCGTGCGTTCCCCGCACAGGCCACCTGAGCCACACACGAAGACGTCGCTGCACACCGAGCCAGCTTGGCAGTGGTGGTCTTGGGACAGCGTAGCCTGCAGAAAGGACTCGTTTGGCGGCGCTCACTCCAGAAACCGAGTCAGTGCTGGCCCCTTCTCCCCTCGATTGTCGTTCCCGACGCCCGTCCCGTAGACTCCCCGTGTTAGGTCGCAGACTCAAGCAAGCCGCCGACCAtccggcctcgcgcctcgcgtgaAGGTACGCTGACGGCGCACCAGTACACGgaaaggcgacagagagggagacagggTCAGCCCTCCACGCACTCCTTCGATCTGGGCTGCGCGacagagcggagagaggcgtcGAAACACGCACAGTATGATCGCAGCTAGCCTGAATGCCAATTGCCAGTACGGTCTGCATCTTTGACGCCCAAGAGAAGGTCGCCGCTTCGACTCACCTGGACGAACGGATTCGGCAGTGCTCCACTCGGAGACAAGAGATTCCGAGCGGCGTACACATATGCCCGCAGCTGGTACTCCACTGCGCTCACGTGCTTCCGCCTGCAAACAGAAAACACAGACATGAAAAGAAAGTCGGAGTCTTGACGTCAGAATGCTCGCCCCTCGATCTCCATGCCGACAGATGTTACTGACGAAGAAAGGTGCAGGCCACGCGGGACGAACTCATTGTGCAGGCGTCCCCCCGCAGCTAAGGAAGCTCACTGCGGACACGAAGATGGACGCTGTAGaacggaggcggagacggaagCATAATCGGAAACGACTCACGCACACATCCGTGTTACAGCACCTGCTTGAGAACGCATCAAGCCTGTTCGCGTCATTTCATCCGCTGCACCACGCCCGCGACCTGGGCGGTCTACACGCCACACAGACGCCCCGCTAACGATATCTGCCCGCAGCTCACTTGGCACGAGCAATAGCTTCGACCTTGGACTTCTCGATACACATGAGAATAGCCGGAGGAGGCTTCATACTTTCGAAAGGCGGCGTGAAAAAAAGCGGAACCCATATGGGCGCGCGGGGGTTGTTTTGCACATGCAAAGGCAACTTCGACATCCTGCAGCAGGCAGCAACGGAACACAAGAGACAGCCTGCTTCGTCCGAAGCCGATCGCAAACAGGCGAGAAGGACTTTCTTGGAGGCACTCGCCTCGCCTAGCAAGGGCGCCGAGAATGGAGCGGCGTCCACGCAAATGCATCTTGCCCTCAGAGACAACGTAGCCGGCAGAGGAAACTGGCTGAGTGCGCGAACGATGATGAACAATCGGAAACGTCTCTCGGtctcaggcgccgctgccaggCATCTTCCAGAAGCTCCCACCCCCTGCGGATTTTAGGAAAAGTGCGTTCATTATGACAGCCATGTCGACCAAGAGGACGCGAGTCGTTGCGTGATCGCGTTCTGTGTTTTAGCCATACTTGAGTCTCTGGAAGGCGATGCGCGTATCGCCCAGGAAACCTTTggtggcgccgcgggcaTGTAGACTGATGATAACGTCCCACTGCTGTTTTGTATCTTCTGGCGCCTGCACATAGCAAACAACGCCATTAACTCACAATTCTCTAACAACGCCGGACCCCGATGCCCTGGTctggcgccgctctcgcacgcttcctccgccttcaATGCACAGCAGTCGAGGTGAGCTTCCTCCGAAGCCTAAATATTGAAATCCCATTTCGCCTTACGACCAGGCGCAGTTCTTCGACTCTTCCTTCAGTATGCTCGAAAGGAAAGcggtcttctccgcctggCTGCTCCCCTAACAGGTAGTTGGCAACCCCTAGGGCTCCTTCAAGGGCGCGACTgactgctgcaggcgccgctcccgccctctgcgctgccCTGGTTTCCAGTCCTGACTCACAGCAGAGATCGTGTCCACGCATTCGCCTCAGTTGCAGGGAAGCAGGCGAATCTGCCTGTGCACTGCTCCTGTCCTCGGCGCTTCGGACGCAGCAAGAGGCTGTCTGCCACATCCGCGCACCCGCGAGGCGATATGCAGTAGCAGCTGCACGCGTACGTGTTTCAACGCGTCTAGCAGAGACTGACGACACTGTCACGCGACGATGCTTCTCACGCTCAAAAAAGGAGGGTTCTGCACGCCGAGAAAACTTACCGGTCACCCACTTGGTACGAGCCTTGGCGGGACCGCACCAGACCTCCACAGACACCTTCTCTCCTGGCGCGCCTTGTACCTGTGAGAAGTCCAGCCCAGATGCAATTACGGATTACGTCAGCTACGTAGACTCGTCCCTTGTGCGAAGCCCGACGCCCCCACTCCCTTCCACAGTCAGCGCACGGCGGCCGTGTCACTCCGTTACCATCTCACATGAAGAATCCCAAAAACGAAATCAGCTGCAGGTCCGCTGGAAGAGCGCGATGGCGAATAGGAAGGTTCGTGACAATAACGATGAGGCCTGAGGCAGAGCTCTTCGGGCGTGCACCGCATACCTCGTAGACGTCCGCAAGAATAGCAAGGGGAATCACAGGAGGAGTTTCATATGGGCGCGCTGCAACGGTGTGGGCAGGCATGAGATCATCTTCCTTCGACAGACGCTCGGCTCGGGCGCTCAACAGAAGTCGACCGAGATAGCAATTTGCAACGAGCCGCCCGCCCTGGCCTGCcacctgcgtcgcctgcgcgactTCTCCCTCATCGAAGCCGTAGAGGTTGAACCACCTTGCAAACAGCACAGCGCCACGACACACGCCACATACTCAGCTAATCCCACACGGCCTCTTTTCAAAAGCAGCGACTGGGCGCCGCCACATCGCTAGATGGTGCACCaagaggacgagggcgagtGCATAATCGACGAAGGAATCGTTGATGCCGAGCCCAGACCGGGTAACGCGACAGTAGTGGTGTCCACAGACGCGCTGACCAGCGTGCAGCTGCGATTTAACGCTGAAAAGCGACGACAGTCAATCAGCCTTTTCGGATTCTATCGCCGCCACGAGAATCACGTGGCtacggcgaggagagaacgCTCGGAGCCGAAGAGACGTGACAACCCCGAATTTCTAGACCCGGGAGCGAGGCCAGCCTCCCAGGGCTAGCGGCACATCTCATGACCAAGAATCGGTACCAAACGAAAAAAAGGGGAAATATCGTCATCCGCATTGAAGACGTATTGCGGTACAACTTACCTTGGGAGCATTTGGCGCGTGCGCAACTCCGAGAAAGAGATCCTTCCCTACAGCGAACACAGCATCGAGCATACACCGCGTTCAATGAGGCCAAGTAGAAAGCGAGGTGTCACAAGGTACAGCGCTCATCCGCATTACCGCAAAAGGTATATTTCTGTCAGCTGCCCAACGGTGCGACCGAAGTGGCCATGACTGAGGCGATCCAATGGCGACGGTCCTCCACAGCAGACGTGTGCAAGTTTCGACTTCTATCGAAAAGCGAAAGAAACATTCATGACCGCTTTTCCGTCGACTGCACTTACCACAGCTATGAGCTCGTCGGCACCCATGAAGTTCCAGTCCCAGACCTTGACGAGAATCGCGTCTTCAGGAAGCGGCGTCACTACTGGCATGCGAAAGCATTCATTGAAGGTGTGGGCGCAGCAGGACCGCGCTTGAGTCTGGTGAACAATAGAACAAAAAGACAGACGGGAGGAGCGGATATTTGTTCTTTTTTGACGGCGAGGAGCGGCAAGGCCGGCTGTCAGATGCTAGCCACAACTTTCGATAGACGCAGTTGCTCGCCATGGAAAGGCTTCAACGCTACGATTTCAGAGTAGGGACTGGATTGCTTTCCCACTAGCGTGCTCGCTAATAAGAGACTCACGCGAGACGTCATGTATCCTTGAGACGACCCTCACGCACACAGGGGCCGTCTCATATTTCCTTCGCACGCGGACTACTACCTACCGACTTCAGTTTACTCCCCGCGAATTCGCATGTTACAAAGGGGTCGCGTGTGCCTGCAagagcgcagcagccgaagCTCCCAACGCGTTGATAGCTCGCGCGCTGTCACACGACGCGCGACCATATCTGACAGGGGTCGATCCCTATCAGAAACGAGTTCCCGTTAAAACCATGCAGATATCGTCAACCGTGTTGGCAGCGATATAGCGCCGTTGACAAAAGTGAGAGCATGAAACCCTGAGCTCCACCAGAAAAGCCTAACGACCATCAATGCGGATGAGAGATTAacgccggcgaagaaacACGTGCGCGGCAAACCGCAGAGATCCACGAAACGACCTAGTCTCCCTCAAAAGCACGGCTGCGAAAAGCAGCTGCTCTATGCTACACAGCAGCTCGTAATCACTTGACCGACAGACGGAGGTGTGCATAGCGATGAGATACGGATAGGAGAGAGTACGCAGAAACAAGCTAGCTGCCCACTACAGCTGTAGGAGAGGCTTTATTCGGACCTTTGCTGCCCGGGTGAAGATCTTCGACTCGGTATGCTGTAATGTAGACGTGGAATAGTCGCGATCCAGCCTCCCTCGTCAAGACCTCTGAAAAAATAAGAACCAGGCGTCCCACAGGGAATCACAATGCGTGCGCCTTCCGGCTGGCAACGCCTCCCAGCGACAACAAGACAGCCTAAGGTCACCTCCTCGTCATCAAAAGGCCTCTATCCTAGCACACAACAGCTGCGCACTAGCTgcctgcgacggcgacgggggCACATCTGCGTCGACCCTCACGCTCTCTTTGGAGCGGCGAAGACATGCCTCGTCCCTGAGCACGAGTTCATGGCTACGAAGAGAGTTCCAGCTCACAGAGCGCGCCCCGGTGAGCAGGGAGCATCTTCACAACCTTTGACTAGTAAGCCGGCAACAGAGTTTCTGTCTCAGCGTCAGATCCCCAGGTCCCACTCTGTCTGCCCACCAAACAAAGCTGCCCTGGTCCTAACTGCTCGCGCCGAGAAACAACCTCCCACCGTAATCGGTTCTTACGATTCGTGTCGATGACTGCCTTGCGAAGGTCATCGTAGTCCTTGTCTTCATCTTCCTCAACgatctcctcctcgcccgggctaggcggcgcttctccagGAGCACAC
The Besnoitia besnoiti strain Bb-Ger1 chromosome VIII, whole genome shotgun sequence genome window above contains:
- a CDS encoding putative heat shock protein DNAJ pfj4 (encoded by transcript BESB_085270), yielding MGKTKIYSVGFTVHEAQSLITDKGQPVDPLVVVRCCGHEYRTEVKYAKSNVVSWDESHAWTDLCLTDEEWEAAYITFEVQAANAFWRNTLLGVVSVQLRLIQLRKTHQIRKALPLQHPEDTEVHGSLRVTIFACAPGEAPPSPGEEEIVEEDEDKDYDDLRKAVIDTNQVLTREAGSRLFHVYITAYRVEDLHPGSKGTRDPFVTCEFAGSKLKSTQARSCCAHTFNECFRMPVVTPLPEDAILVKVWDWNFMGADELIAVGRISFSELRTRQMLPRWFNLYGFDEGEVAQATQVAGQGGRLVANCYLGRLLLSARAERLSKEDDLMPAHTVAARPYETPPVIPLAILADVYEVQGAPGEKVSVEVWCGPAKARTKWVTGLETRAAQRAGAAPAAVSRALEGALGVANYLLGEQPGGEDRFPFEHTEGRVEELRLVAPEDTKQQWDVIISLHARGATKGFLGDTRIAFQRLKMSKLPLHVQNNPRAPIWVPLFFTPPFESMKPPPAILMCIEKSKVEAIARAKRKHVSAVEYQLRAYVYAARNLLSPSGALPNPFVQVACAGNARETDVCEQTSCPVFMDCLLLDITMMTDPITRLPTVAPITVTLYERRSWGTQFLSRATCRYDRLRGRLKAGEAPTVAEPRWIKLRGGKYANKHLGDVLLMLELIRKRDADMIPAFPMRPVVNMCRLSFSCLGLRSMYMTYRAKRLDYPAIRRKDKKGTNLRRIRAPLVLVTISSFASAGRDTNQAVLRYERNLREDPTIVNKQWSTVTKAANTDIFKVAEMDIDVPVDPVFDPRLVVQVYDRKQKPKYFIGEFSMSLVPLMPWVLDQQSAMEAVAPLNDFTDTVDLKHLGGLMRGVHGKDKSRWGGQIGLEALSTADRETADAFKEQARAMARFAAYDPDNKTFAESWLLPTGLPKVLVLSYAVPGVRYDVIFSNMFTLNVYIPAKFVLFAEGKRAADRKTKEQYARPSVDSTLEQFLDDIIYPADGLKKAVMGDVDITGYVKFFVNITHRDQPNPHVDQEAVEWTTNERKMRRNLRGEEAYPKLVKIRVYVIRAISLNLGDQRVAPNPYLIFNLGDKTDTLRAEAKSNTYNPEFFTVWEKDVMFPDDSQFELQVWSAHEGMTGGLKDLYVGSTCIDLEERWFSKEWQKFMSKNEVPMEYRPLRQVPGGPFKGSVEMWVELLDFQKAGEVPKFDLQSPAATEVEIRIIVWGARNLAFKILGKDYVDAVIRCTLDCTGYRGSQPSVQQTDVHYYSKTGSAIFNWRVVYSRVAMPVSTCVLQIAAYDNRNMGEATFIGEVNLELRRYLERVATTLNNMEVDAELRLINRSREGADIETFGYVQATLQFMSQSEATSKTVGLGRDSPNRDPRLTTPQEGRKWEDVLGSAGLRLDYRPLWYWVRVAAVVLLAIWVFVIAFLYPSLLG